The following coding sequences lie in one Lolium perenne isolate Kyuss_39 chromosome 2, Kyuss_2.0, whole genome shotgun sequence genomic window:
- the LOC127335993 gene encoding cis-zeatin O-glucosyltransferase 1-like — MALDSIESVALVAVPFPAQGHLNQLLHLSLLVASRGLSVHYAAPAAHVRQAQSRVHGWDPGALASIQFHNLDVATYESPAPDPTAASPFPSHLMPMWEAFTAAARAPLAVLLERLSATYRRVIVVYDNLNAFAAVEAARLSNGEAFGLQCVAISYSMAWLDKEHRLLRDHDLQFLPIDACTTKEFLEFVFRAAGEMQNRGSLPSSGLVMNTCRAIEGEFIDAIAEHPQFKERKLFAVGPLNPLLDASARAPGKTLHECMNWLDAQPEESVLYVSFGTTTSFRVEQIAEMAAAIKSSKQRFIWVLRDADRADIFAESGGESPYEKLLSEFTRETKGTGLVITGWAPQLEILAHGATAAFMSHCGWNSTMESLSHGKPILTWPMHSDQPWDAEFLCKYLKVGLLVRPWEKHSEVVPAAAIQGVIEEAMVSDKGMAMRHRAKVLGEAIRASVGEGGSSSKGLDDFVAYITR, encoded by the coding sequence ATGGCGCTCGACTCGATCGAGTCTGTGGCCTTGGTCGCGGTGCCCTTCCCCGCGCAGGGCCACCTGAACCAGCTCCTGCACCTCTCCCTGCTGGTCGCGTCGCGGGGACTCTCTGTGCACTACGCCGCGCCCGCGGCGCACGTCCGGCAGGCGCAATCGCGCGTGCACGGCTGGGACCCCGGCGCTCTCGCCTCCATCCAGTTCCACAACCTCGACGTCGCCACCTACGAGTCCCCGGCCCCCGACCCGACCGCCGCGTCCCCCTTCCCCAGCCACCTTATGCCCATGTGGGAGGCCTTCACTGCCGCCGCGCGCGCCCCTCTCGCCGTCCTTCTCGAGCGCCTGTCAGCTACCTACCGTCGCGTTATCGTCGTCTACGACAACCTGAACGCCTTCGCCGCCGTCGAGGCGGCGCGGCTGAGCAATGGCGAGGCCTTCGGGCTGCAGTGCGTGGCCATCTCGTACAGCATGGCGTGGCTGGACAAGGAGCATAGGCTCCTGCGCGAccacgacctccagttcctcccCATCGACGCGTGCACGACCAAGGAGTTCTTGGAGTTCGTCTTCCGGGCAGCGGGGGAGATGCAGAACAGGGGAAGCCTCCCCTCGTCCGGCCTGGTCATGAACACCTGCCGCGCGATTGAGGGCGAGTTCATCGATGCGATCGCCGAGCACCCGCAGTTCAAGGAGCGGAAGCTCTTCGCGGTCGGGCCGCTGAACCCGCTGCTGGACGCGAGCGCCCGGGCGCCGGGGAAGACGCTGCACGAGTGCATGAACTGGCTCGACGCGCAGCCAGAGGAATCGGTGCTCTACGTGTCCTTCGGGACGACGACGTCATTCCGGGTTGAGCAGATTGCGGAGATGGCCGCCGCAATCAAGAGCAGCAAACAGAGGTTCATCTGGGTACTGCGCGACGCCGACCGGGCCGACATATTCGCAGAGTCGGGCGGCGAGAGTCCCTACGAGAAGCTACTGTCCGAGTTCACTAGAGAAACCAAGGGGACGGGACTGGTGATCACCGGTTGGGCGCCGCAGCTAGAGATCCTGGCGCACGGTGCCACGGCGGCGTTCATGAGCCACTGCGGCTGGAACTCCACCATGGAAAGCTTAAGCCACGGCAAGCCGATCCTCACCTGGCCAATGCACTCCGATCAGCCGTGGGACGCGGAGTTTCTCTGCAAGTACCTCAAGGTCGGCCTCCTAGTGCGACCATGGGAGAAGCACAGTGAGGTGGTACCGGCGGCGGCCATCCAGGGCGTGATCGAAGAGGCGATGGTCTCAGACAAAGGGATGGCAATGCGGCACCGGGCGAAGGTTCTTGGCGAGGCTATTCGTGCCTCCGTAGGAGAGGGTGGCTCCTCGAGCAAAGGCCTTGATGACTTTGTTGCTTACATCACAAGGTGA